Proteins encoded in a region of the Falco rusticolus isolate bFalRus1 chromosome 10, bFalRus1.pri, whole genome shotgun sequence genome:
- the EPB41L1 gene encoding band 4.1-like protein 1 isoform X1 has translation MTTETGPGLEVKNVQEEAPQQQLEAAVQGPTAAASPAEGNEKPGAQSDARNMEPGTEMEEKDYSETDGLSDKTTPSKTQKSPQKTTKKVKSALCRVTLLDASEYECEVEKHARGQVLFDMVCEHLNLLEKDYFGLTFCDSDSQKNWLDPSKEIKKQIRSGPWNFAFTVKFYPPDPAQLTEDITRYYLCLQLRADIITGRLPCSFVTHALLGSYAVQAELGDYDAEEHVGNYVSELRFAPNQTRELEERIMELHKTYRGMTPGEAEIHFLENAKKLSMYGVDLHHAKDSEGIDIMLGVCANGLLIYRDRLRINRFAWPKILKISYKRSNFYIKIRPGEYEQFESTIGFKLPNHRSAKRLWKVCIEHHTFFRLVSPEPPPKGFLVMGSKFRYSGRTQAQTRQASALIDRPAPFFERSSSKRYTMSRSLDGEFSRPASVSENHDARAEGEKQDEDGEFGSRRRSEMEDEEVTTPTKIKELKPEHETTPRHKQEFLDKPEDVLLKHQASINELKRTLKEPNSKLVHRDRDRRLPSSPASSSPKHEDETPKGTPEKASETIEEDTLDGFASEHGASLSMESFTQKSLVSSPEGSEHWVFIERETPRLEAVALKKALGVKKEEAHAGTSKVKTSVSILRVEMAGGKAKELAGQEEPADAALDTRTRAKMIASPEDFESVWEDEIYEKESRGEPSQEAECLPAASAEEEPQGQGEEATTSEPGLPKSRQQPEERQRAKILGPEPPQGESEVFSKERASAASRKQEARVPSTTTELVKIKVKAGDDSSETSASQRIIYLGDPEGEEDSNAHLLTGAGGRLGLEERPEATVNMSGEGSEHVAPEAEGFPPSSSASQQHRAVFGEPAEAPEMPGTGCDGTSLAGRPTMRQEEGLPLQREEASAGLAGCEAPEGGEALLWSRGAGPEETHRQSSVGGLKLCDLAGDGRRAEEHRGSPVQSPDICTAVGELSGRIGADSNEEESARVVLQMEEIETKSSLSAVPCQGHPHTTVGSEGDKPSAPAPSPFPQPSSPVPAEPAPGTEPEGRNLSQGSGPVRAVGTPKDMNPSAEVAHEETSPAVSKGAPKDMSPAAEVAVLRGTGPESEEQPQDVGFATWKPQQGASPVAGGPPQNTDATVRDPATGEMDPVAARAAPSKVPAPEELLREEKRTTEELSQDLGPTSRKLTRVEDKSPCMEELPLQAEPAKQQTEAMKGDLPQEGPRAGGLPHSADPNAKEPPWDLEFNVGQDLQGRSSTTRETTRDRDLAPGQPPQDKSPPREAADVPHSHTPVAGLCQGSEPFWFSNLIYEGKEELQANNGAHQTQSGSSMCVAGRTGAVSQEHGDVTVATGSLQGSETYRKTSVASKIKMFEQSETERRAAQEGQECVTEAETSAKAKGKTGLAQEMLLNTGLTSPLAVPVTSAASMSSVVSLALEQGAGSGDTSQPLSLKEDVSVDLEHEGEDSADLASPDSGCELTLAEAVSKSQEPNGEEKDLSDPSVISSLKEENLKTAVPVVFQRAGLREGTEEKAKPPRHRAPESDTGDEEQDQEKDSVFLKDNHLAIERKCSSITVSSTSSLEAEVDFTVIGDFHGTAFEDISRSLPELDKDKSETEDEGLVSFQHTDKVVPRLEEDVKGGEKVSQPSPDVSQLESSAPKTDAVTVSLGLGMKKPEADDSAPQQVEEGTPGNRDTTATAHTGTAETALATSDHSTRAGKGAVPTTDLRSLSPITSGSTGKEVLTSIFSATAETLSTSTTTHVTKTVKGGFSETRIEKRIIITGDEDVDQDQALALAIKEAKLQHPDMLVTKAVVYRETEPSPEERDKKPQES, from the exons ATGACCACGGAGACGGGCCCCGGTTTGGAGGTGAAGAACGTGCAGGAGGAGGCtccgcagcagcagctggaggcagccGTGCAGGGCCCCACCGCCGCAGCCAGCCCCGCCGAGGGCAATGAGAAGCCCGGGGCACAGTCCGATGCCCGAAACATGGAGCCG GGAACAGAGATGGAGGAGAAGGACTACAGTGAGACTGATGGGCTCTCTGACAAAACAACCCCCAGCAAGACCCAGAAGTCACCCCAGAAAACCACCAAGAAAGTGAAGAGTGCCCTCTGCAGAGTGACTCTGCTCGATGCCTCCGAGTATGAATGTGAGGTGGAG AAGCATGCCCGAGGGCAGGTCCTCTTTGATATGGTGTGCGAGCACCTCAACCTCCTGGAGAAGGACTACTTTGGACTCACCTTCTGTGACTCAGACAGCCAGAAG AACTGGCTGGACCCCTCCAAGGAGATCAAGAAGCAGATCCGCA GCGGGCCCTGGAACTTCGCCTTCACCGTGAAGTTTTACCCTCCAGACCCTGCCCAGCTCACGGAGGACATCACAAG ATACTacctgtgcctgcagctccGTGCGGACATCATCACAGGGCGCCTGCCCTGCTCCTTCGTCACACATGCCCTGCTGGGCTCCTATGCtgtgcaggctgagctgggtgACTATGATGCTGAGGAGCATGTGGGTAACTATGTCAGCGAGCTGCGCTTTGCCCCCAACCAGACGCGGGAGCTGGAGGAGCGCATCATGGAGTTGCACAAGACCTACCG GGGAATGACCCCCGGGGAAGCGGAGATCCACTTTCTGGAGAATGCCAAGAAGCTCTCCATGTACGGGGTGGACCTGCACCATGCCAAG GACTCAGAGGGTATTGACATCATGCTGGGTGTCTGCGCCAATGGCCTCCTCATCTACAGGGACCGGCTGAGGATCAACCGCTTTGCCTGGCCCAAGATCCTCAAAATTTCCTACAAGAGGAGCAACTTCTACATCAAGATCCGCCCGGGTGAG TACGAACAGTTTGAGAGCACCATTGGCTTCAAGCTGCCCAACCACCGCTCCGCCAAGCGTCTCTGGAAGGTCTGCATAGAGCATCACACCTTCTTCAG GCTGGTGTCCCCGGAGCCACCCCCCAAGGGCTTCCTGGTGATGGGCTCCAAGTTCCGCTACAGCGGGCGGACGCAGGCGCAGACACGGCAGGCCAGCGCCCTCATTGACCGCCCGGCTCCCTTCTTCGAGCGCTCCTCCAGCAAACGGTACACCATGTCTCGCAGCCTTGACGGAG AGTTCTCGCGCCCAGCCTCTGTCAGCGAGAACCACGACGCCAGGGCGGAGGGTGAGAAGCAGGACGAGGACGGTGAGTTTGGCAGCAGGAGAAGGTCTGAGATGGAGGACGAGGAGGTGACCACCCCAACGAAAATCAAGGAGCTGAAG CCGGAGCACGAAACAACCCCCAGGCACAAGCAGGAG TTTTTAGACAAGCCAGAAGATGTTTTGCTGAAGCATCAGGCCAGCATCAATGAGCTGAAACGGACCCTGAAGGAGCCCAACAGCAAGCTAGTTCACAGGGACCGGGACAGGAGGCTGCCTTCCTCACCAGCCTCTTCCTCACCCAAGCATGAGGATGAAACACCAAAGGGAACCCCAGAAAAGGCCAGCGAG ACGATTGAAGAGGACACCCTAGACGGTTTTGCATCTGAGCACGGAGCTTCCCTAAGCATGGAGTCTTTCACGCAGAAAAGCCTTGTCTCCTCTCCTGAG GGCTCGGAGCATTGGGTATTTATAGAGAGAGAAACTCCTAGGCTGGAAGCGGTAGCTCTAAAGAAAGCTCTGGGAGTCAAGAAAGAAGAAGCACATGCAGGTACCTCAAAGGTGAAAACGAGTGTGAGCATATTGAGAGTGGAGATGGCAGGAGGCAAAGCCAAGGAACTGGCAGGCCAGGAAGAGCCAGCAGATGCAGCCCTGGATACCCGGACAAGAGCAAAAATGATTGCTAGTCCAGAGGATTTTGAGTCCGTCTGGGAGGATGAGATCTATGAGAAGGAAAGCAGGGGGGAGCCCAGCCAGGAGGCAGAGTGCCTGCCAGCTGCAAGCGCAGAGGAGGAGCCCCAAGGGCAGGGCGAGGAAGCAACCACCAGTGAGCCAGGTCTGCCCAAGTCACGTCAGCAGCCTGAAGAGAGGCAAAGGGCCAAGATTTTGGGGCCAGAGCCTCCTCAGGGAGAGAGTGAGGTGTTCTCCAAGGAGCGTGCTTCTGCAGCCTCCAGGAAGCAGGAGGCCAGAGTGCCGTCCACAACCACAGAGCTTGTTAAAATTAAAGTGAAGGCTGGCGACGACAGCTCAGAGACTTCTGCGAGCCAGAGGATCATCTACTTAGGAGAtccagagggagaggaggacagTAATGCACACCTGCTCACAGGGGCTGGTGGACGGCTTGGCTTGGAGGAGAGACCAGAAGCCACTGTGAACATGTCTGGGGAGGGATCCGAACACGTAGCACCTGAAGCAGAAGGgttccctccctcttcctcagCCAGTCAGCAACACAGGGCAGTGTTTGGAGAACCTGCTGAAGCACCGGAGAtgcctgggacaggctgtgatGGGACCAGCCTGGCGGGACGTCCCACCatgaggcaggaggaagggctgCCCCTGCAGCGAGAGGAAGCatctgctgggctggcaggctgCGAAGCACCCGAGGGAGGTGAAGCCCTACTGTGGTCCCGAGGGGCGGGACCAGAGGAGACACATCGGCAAAGCTCAGTGGGAGGCTTGAAGTTGTGTGACCTGGCAGGGGATGGCCGCAGGGCTGAGGAGCACAGAGGCAGCCCAGTACAGAGCCCGGACATCTGCACCGCAGTGGGGGAGCTCTCAGGAAGGATTGGGGCAGACAGCAATGAGGAGGAAAGTGCCAGAGTGGTTCTTCAGATGGAAGAGATAGAGACCAAGTCATCTCTGTCAGCTGTGCCTTGTCAGGGCCACCCTCACACCACCGTGGGGTCAGAGGGGGATAAGCCCAGCGCTCCTGCCCCTTCGCCCTTTCCCCAGCCatccagccctgtccctgcagagccagccccaggcactgAGCCTGAGGGCAGAAACCTGTCCCAGGGCAGTGGTCCTGTAAGAGCTGTGGGCACACCCAAGGACATGAACCCCTCAGCGGAGGTGGCACACGAGGAGACAAGCCCTGCAGTGAGCAAAGGAGCACCCAAGGACAtgagccctgcagcagaggtggcagTACTTAGGGGCACTGGTCCTGAATCTGAAGAACAACCCCAAGATGTGGGCTTTGCCACATGGAAACCACAGCAAGGTGCAAGTCCT GTTGCAGGAGGaccaccccaaaacacagaTGCTACAGTCAGAGACCCAGCCACAGGGGAGATGGACCCTGTTGCAGCGAGGGCAGCCCCAAGCAAAGTTCCTGCCCCAGAAGAGCTGCTCAGGGAGGAGAAGCGCACGACAGAAGAGCTCTCCCAGGACTTGGGGCCCACATCACGGAAGCTGACCAGAGTTGAAGACAAAAGTCCTTGCATGGAAGAACTGCCTCTCCAGGCAGAACCAGCAAAACAACAGACTGAGGCCATGAAAGGAGACCTGCCCCAAGAgggtcccagggctggagggctgCCCCACAGTGCAGACCCCAACGCAAAAGAGCCACCCTGGGACTTGGAGTTTAATGTGGGACAAGATTTGCAGGGCAGGAGTTCTACCACAAGAGAAACCACCAGGGACAGGGACCTTGCTCCAGGGCAGCCACCACAGGATAAGTCTCctcccagagaagctgctgaTGTCCCGCACTCCCACACCCCTGTAGCAGGATTGTGTCAAGGAAGCGAGCCATTCTGGTTTTCTAACTTGATCTATGAAGGCAAGGAAGAGCTGCAAGCAAACAATGGGGCACATCAAACACAGTCTGGGTCATCGATGTGTGTGGCTGGGAGGACAGGAGCTGTGTCCCAGGAGCATGGAGATGTCACTGTGGCCACAGGTAGCTTGCAGGGCAGCGAGACCTACAGGAAAACCTCGGTGGCCTCTAAGATTAAGATGTTTGAGCAAAGCGAAACGGAGCGAAGGGCAGCCCAGGAGGGACAAGAGTGTGTGACTGAAGCTGAGACgtcagcaaaagcaaagggaaagacAGGTCTGGCACAGGAGATGCTTTTGAACACGGGCCTCACCTCCCCGCTGGCAGTGCCAGTTACTTCAGCGGCATCCATGTCCAGTGTGGTCTCCTTGGCCCTTGAGCAAGGGGCTGGTTCAGGAGAcacctcccagcccctctctcTGAAGGAAGATGTTTCTGTTGACCTGGAGCATGAAGGAGAAGACAGTGCTGACCTGGCCTCCCCTGACTCTGGCTGCGAGCTCACACTGGCAGAAGCGGTG AGCAAATCTCAGGAACCAAACggggaagaaaaggatttaTCTGACCCATCAGTAATATCCAGCCTGAAAGAAGAGAATCTAAAGACTGCTGTTCCAGTGGTCTTCCAG AGAGCGGGCTTGAGGGAGGGCACCGAGGAGAAAGCTAAGCCACCTCGGCACCGGGCTCCCGAGAGTGACACCGGTGATGAGGAGCAGGACCAGGAGAAGGACTCGGTCTTTCTGAAGGACAACCACCTGGCCATCGAGCGCAAGTGCTCCAGCATCACGGTCAGTTCAACCTCCAGCCTGGAAGCAGAGGTGGACTTCACAGTGATCGGTGACTTCCACGGCACAGCCTTTGAGGACATCTCCCGCAGCCTGCCCGAGCTGGACAAGGACAAGAGTGAAACAGAAGACGAAGGCCTGGTTTCCTTCCAGCACACTGACAAAGTAGTTCCCAGGCTGGAAGAGGATGTCAAAGGCGGGGAGAAGgtctcccagcccagcccagatGTCTCCCAGCTAGAG tCATCAGCCCCGAAAACAGATGCTGTGACCGtcagcctggggctgggcatgAAGAAGCCCGAAGCAGATGactctgctccccagcag GTGGAAGAAGGCACCCCGGGCAACAGGGACACCACAGCCACTGCTCACACTGGCACGGCAGAGACAGCACTGGCGACCTCA GAtcacagcaccagggctgggaagggggctGTTCCCACGACAGACCTTCGCTCCCTCTCACCG ATCACCAGTGGCTCCACTGGGAAGGAGGTGCTCACCAGCATATTCAGTGCCACTGCGGAAACCCTCTCCACTTCTACCACTACCCACGTTACCAAG ACTGTGAAAGGAGGGTTTTCCGAGACCCGAATAGAGAAGCGCATCATTATCACAGGAGATGAAGATGTGGACCAGGACCAG GCACTGGCTTTAGCAATCAAAGAGGCAAAACTACAGCATCCTGACATGCTGGTAACCAAAGCTGTGGTATACAGAGAAACAGAACCTTCTCCAGAGGAAAGGGACAAGAAGCCTCAG GAATCCTGA
- the EPB41L1 gene encoding band 4.1-like protein 1 isoform X2 yields MTTETGPGLEVKNVQEEAPQQQLEAAVQGPTAAASPAEGNEKPGAQSDARNMEPGTEMEEKDYSETDGLSDKTTPSKTQKSPQKTTKKVKSALCRVTLLDASEYECEVEKHARGQVLFDMVCEHLNLLEKDYFGLTFCDSDSQKNWLDPSKEIKKQIRSGPWNFAFTVKFYPPDPAQLTEDITRYYLCLQLRADIITGRLPCSFVTHALLGSYAVQAELGDYDAEEHVGNYVSELRFAPNQTRELEERIMELHKTYRGMTPGEAEIHFLENAKKLSMYGVDLHHAKDSEGIDIMLGVCANGLLIYRDRLRINRFAWPKILKISYKRSNFYIKIRPGEYEQFESTIGFKLPNHRSAKRLWKVCIEHHTFFRLVSPEPPPKGFLVMGSKFRYSGRTQAQTRQASALIDRPAPFFERSSSKRYTMSRSLDGEFSRPASVSENHDARAEGEKQDEDGEFGSRRRSEMEDEEVTTPTKIKELKPEHETTPRHKQEFLDKPEDVLLKHQASINELKRTLKEPNSKLVHRDRDRRLPSSPASSSPKHEDETPKGTPEKASETIEEDTLDGFASEHGASLSMESFTQKSLVSSPEGSEHWVFIERETPRLEAVALKKALGVKKEEAHAGTSKVKTSVSILRVEMAGGKAKELAGQEEPADAALDTRTRAKMIASPEDFESVWEDEIYEKESRGEPSQEAECLPAASAEEEPQGQGEEATTSEPGLPKSRQQPEERQRAKILGPEPPQGESEVFSKERASAASRKQEARVPSTTTELVKIKVKAGDDSSETSASQRIIYLGDPEGEEDSNAHLLTGAGGRLGLEERPEATVNMSGEGSEHVAPEAEGFPPSSSASQQHRAVFGEPAEAPEMPGTGCDGTSLAGRPTMRQEEGLPLQREEASAGLAGCEAPEGGEALLWSRGAGPEETHRQSSVGGLKLCDLAGDGRRAEEHRGSPVQSPDICTAVGELSGRIGADSNEEESARVVLQMEEIETKSSLSAVPCQGHPHTTVGSEGDKPSAPAPSPFPQPSSPVPAEPAPGTEPEGRNLSQGSGPVRAVGTPKDMNPSAEVAHEETSPAVSKGAPKDMSPAAEVAVLRGTGPESEEQPQDVGFATWKPQQGASPVAGGPPQNTDATVRDPATGEMDPVAARAAPSKVPAPEELLREEKRTTEELSQDLGPTSRKLTRVEDKSPCMEELPLQAEPAKQQTEAMKGDLPQEGPRAGGLPHSADPNAKEPPWDLEFNVGQDLQGRSSTTRETTRDRDLAPGQPPQDKSPPREAADVPHSHTPVAGLCQGSEPFWFSNLIYEGKEELQANNGAHQTQSGSSMCVAGRTGAVSQEHGDVTVATGSLQGSETYRKTSVASKIKMFEQSETERRAAQEGQECVTEAETSAKAKGKTGLAQEMLLNTGLTSPLAVPVTSAASMSSVVSLALEQGAGSGDTSQPLSLKEDVSVDLEHEGEDSADLASPDSGCELTLAEAVSKSQEPNGEEKDLSDPSVISSLKEENLKTAVPVVFQRAGLREGTEEKAKPPRHRAPESDTGDEEQDQEKDSVFLKDNHLAIERKCSSITVSSTSSLEAEVDFTVIGDFHGTAFEDISRSLPELDKDKSETEDEGLVSFQHTDKVVPRLEEDVKGGEKVSQPSPDVSQLESSAPKTDAVTVSLGLGMKKPEADDSAPQQVEEGTPGNRDTTATAHTGTAETALATSDHSTRAGKGAVPTTDLRSLSPITSGSTGKEVLTSIFSATAETLSTSTTTHVTKTVKGGFSETRIEKRIIITGDEDVDQDQALALAIKEAKLQHPDMLVTKAVVYRETEPSPEERDKKPQES; encoded by the exons ATGACCACGGAGACGGGCCCCGGTTTGGAGGTGAAGAACGTGCAGGAGGAGGCtccgcagcagcagctggaggcagccGTGCAGGGCCCCACCGCCGCAGCCAGCCCCGCCGAGGGCAATGAGAAGCCCGGGGCACAGTCCGATGCCCGAAACATGGAGCCG GGAACAGAGATGGAGGAGAAGGACTACAGTGAGACTGATGGGCTCTCTGACAAAACAACCCCCAGCAAGACCCAGAAGTCACCCCAGAAAACCACCAAGAAAGTGAAGAGTGCCCTCTGCAGAGTGACTCTGCTCGATGCCTCCGAGTATGAATGTGAGGTGGAG AAGCATGCCCGAGGGCAGGTCCTCTTTGATATGGTGTGCGAGCACCTCAACCTCCTGGAGAAGGACTACTTTGGACTCACCTTCTGTGACTCAGACAGCCAGAAG AACTGGCTGGACCCCTCCAAGGAGATCAAGAAGCAGATCCGCA GCGGGCCCTGGAACTTCGCCTTCACCGTGAAGTTTTACCCTCCAGACCCTGCCCAGCTCACGGAGGACATCACAAG ATACTacctgtgcctgcagctccGTGCGGACATCATCACAGGGCGCCTGCCCTGCTCCTTCGTCACACATGCCCTGCTGGGCTCCTATGCtgtgcaggctgagctgggtgACTATGATGCTGAGGAGCATGTGGGTAACTATGTCAGCGAGCTGCGCTTTGCCCCCAACCAGACGCGGGAGCTGGAGGAGCGCATCATGGAGTTGCACAAGACCTACCG GGGAATGACCCCCGGGGAAGCGGAGATCCACTTTCTGGAGAATGCCAAGAAGCTCTCCATGTACGGGGTGGACCTGCACCATGCCAAG GACTCAGAGGGTATTGACATCATGCTGGGTGTCTGCGCCAATGGCCTCCTCATCTACAGGGACCGGCTGAGGATCAACCGCTTTGCCTGGCCCAAGATCCTCAAAATTTCCTACAAGAGGAGCAACTTCTACATCAAGATCCGCCCGGGTGAG TACGAACAGTTTGAGAGCACCATTGGCTTCAAGCTGCCCAACCACCGCTCCGCCAAGCGTCTCTGGAAGGTCTGCATAGAGCATCACACCTTCTTCAG GCTGGTGTCCCCGGAGCCACCCCCCAAGGGCTTCCTGGTGATGGGCTCCAAGTTCCGCTACAGCGGGCGGACGCAGGCGCAGACACGGCAGGCCAGCGCCCTCATTGACCGCCCGGCTCCCTTCTTCGAGCGCTCCTCCAGCAAACGGTACACCATGTCTCGCAGCCTTGACGGAG AGTTCTCGCGCCCAGCCTCTGTCAGCGAGAACCACGACGCCAGGGCGGAGGGTGAGAAGCAGGACGAGGACGGTGAGTTTGGCAGCAGGAGAAGGTCTGAGATGGAGGACGAGGAGGTGACCACCCCAACGAAAATCAAGGAGCTGAAG CCGGAGCACGAAACAACCCCCAGGCACAAGCAGGAG TTTTTAGACAAGCCAGAAGATGTTTTGCTGAAGCATCAGGCCAGCATCAATGAGCTGAAACGGACCCTGAAGGAGCCCAACAGCAAGCTAGTTCACAGGGACCGGGACAGGAGGCTGCCTTCCTCACCAGCCTCTTCCTCACCCAAGCATGAGGATGAAACACCAAAGGGAACCCCAGAAAAGGCCAGCGAG ACGATTGAAGAGGACACCCTAGACGGTTTTGCATCTGAGCACGGAGCTTCCCTAAGCATGGAGTCTTTCACGCAGAAAAGCCTTGTCTCCTCTCCTGAG GGCTCGGAGCATTGGGTATTTATAGAGAGAGAAACTCCTAGGCTGGAAGCGGTAGCTCTAAAGAAAGCTCTGGGAGTCAAGAAAGAAGAAGCACATGCAGGTACCTCAAAGGTGAAAACGAGTGTGAGCATATTGAGAGTGGAGATGGCAGGAGGCAAAGCCAAGGAACTGGCAGGCCAGGAAGAGCCAGCAGATGCAGCCCTGGATACCCGGACAAGAGCAAAAATGATTGCTAGTCCAGAGGATTTTGAGTCCGTCTGGGAGGATGAGATCTATGAGAAGGAAAGCAGGGGGGAGCCCAGCCAGGAGGCAGAGTGCCTGCCAGCTGCAAGCGCAGAGGAGGAGCCCCAAGGGCAGGGCGAGGAAGCAACCACCAGTGAGCCAGGTCTGCCCAAGTCACGTCAGCAGCCTGAAGAGAGGCAAAGGGCCAAGATTTTGGGGCCAGAGCCTCCTCAGGGAGAGAGTGAGGTGTTCTCCAAGGAGCGTGCTTCTGCAGCCTCCAGGAAGCAGGAGGCCAGAGTGCCGTCCACAACCACAGAGCTTGTTAAAATTAAAGTGAAGGCTGGCGACGACAGCTCAGAGACTTCTGCGAGCCAGAGGATCATCTACTTAGGAGAtccagagggagaggaggacagTAATGCACACCTGCTCACAGGGGCTGGTGGACGGCTTGGCTTGGAGGAGAGACCAGAAGCCACTGTGAACATGTCTGGGGAGGGATCCGAACACGTAGCACCTGAAGCAGAAGGgttccctccctcttcctcagCCAGTCAGCAACACAGGGCAGTGTTTGGAGAACCTGCTGAAGCACCGGAGAtgcctgggacaggctgtgatGGGACCAGCCTGGCGGGACGTCCCACCatgaggcaggaggaagggctgCCCCTGCAGCGAGAGGAAGCatctgctgggctggcaggctgCGAAGCACCCGAGGGAGGTGAAGCCCTACTGTGGTCCCGAGGGGCGGGACCAGAGGAGACACATCGGCAAAGCTCAGTGGGAGGCTTGAAGTTGTGTGACCTGGCAGGGGATGGCCGCAGGGCTGAGGAGCACAGAGGCAGCCCAGTACAGAGCCCGGACATCTGCACCGCAGTGGGGGAGCTCTCAGGAAGGATTGGGGCAGACAGCAATGAGGAGGAAAGTGCCAGAGTGGTTCTTCAGATGGAAGAGATAGAGACCAAGTCATCTCTGTCAGCTGTGCCTTGTCAGGGCCACCCTCACACCACCGTGGGGTCAGAGGGGGATAAGCCCAGCGCTCCTGCCCCTTCGCCCTTTCCCCAGCCatccagccctgtccctgcagagccagccccaggcactgAGCCTGAGGGCAGAAACCTGTCCCAGGGCAGTGGTCCTGTAAGAGCTGTGGGCACACCCAAGGACATGAACCCCTCAGCGGAGGTGGCACACGAGGAGACAAGCCCTGCAGTGAGCAAAGGAGCACCCAAGGACAtgagccctgcagcagaggtggcagTACTTAGGGGCACTGGTCCTGAATCTGAAGAACAACCCCAAGATGTGGGCTTTGCCACATGGAAACCACAGCAAGGTGCAAGTCCTGTTGCAGGAG GaccaccccaaaacacagaTGCTACAGTCAGAGACCCAGCCACAGGGGAGATGGACCCTGTTGCAGCGAGGGCAGCCCCAAGCAAAGTTCCTGCCCCAGAAGAGCTGCTCAGGGAGGAGAAGCGCACGACAGAAGAGCTCTCCCAGGACTTGGGGCCCACATCACGGAAGCTGACCAGAGTTGAAGACAAAAGTCCTTGCATGGAAGAACTGCCTCTCCAGGCAGAACCAGCAAAACAACAGACTGAGGCCATGAAAGGAGACCTGCCCCAAGAgggtcccagggctggagggctgCCCCACAGTGCAGACCCCAACGCAAAAGAGCCACCCTGGGACTTGGAGTTTAATGTGGGACAAGATTTGCAGGGCAGGAGTTCTACCACAAGAGAAACCACCAGGGACAGGGACCTTGCTCCAGGGCAGCCACCACAGGATAAGTCTCctcccagagaagctgctgaTGTCCCGCACTCCCACACCCCTGTAGCAGGATTGTGTCAAGGAAGCGAGCCATTCTGGTTTTCTAACTTGATCTATGAAGGCAAGGAAGAGCTGCAAGCAAACAATGGGGCACATCAAACACAGTCTGGGTCATCGATGTGTGTGGCTGGGAGGACAGGAGCTGTGTCCCAGGAGCATGGAGATGTCACTGTGGCCACAGGTAGCTTGCAGGGCAGCGAGACCTACAGGAAAACCTCGGTGGCCTCTAAGATTAAGATGTTTGAGCAAAGCGAAACGGAGCGAAGGGCAGCCCAGGAGGGACAAGAGTGTGTGACTGAAGCTGAGACgtcagcaaaagcaaagggaaagacAGGTCTGGCACAGGAGATGCTTTTGAACACGGGCCTCACCTCCCCGCTGGCAGTGCCAGTTACTTCAGCGGCATCCATGTCCAGTGTGGTCTCCTTGGCCCTTGAGCAAGGGGCTGGTTCAGGAGAcacctcccagcccctctctcTGAAGGAAGATGTTTCTGTTGACCTGGAGCATGAAGGAGAAGACAGTGCTGACCTGGCCTCCCCTGACTCTGGCTGCGAGCTCACACTGGCAGAAGCGGTG AGCAAATCTCAGGAACCAAACggggaagaaaaggatttaTCTGACCCATCAGTAATATCCAGCCTGAAAGAAGAGAATCTAAAGACTGCTGTTCCAGTGGTCTTCCAG AGAGCGGGCTTGAGGGAGGGCACCGAGGAGAAAGCTAAGCCACCTCGGCACCGGGCTCCCGAGAGTGACACCGGTGATGAGGAGCAGGACCAGGAGAAGGACTCGGTCTTTCTGAAGGACAACCACCTGGCCATCGAGCGCAAGTGCTCCAGCATCACGGTCAGTTCAACCTCCAGCCTGGAAGCAGAGGTGGACTTCACAGTGATCGGTGACTTCCACGGCACAGCCTTTGAGGACATCTCCCGCAGCCTGCCCGAGCTGGACAAGGACAAGAGTGAAACAGAAGACGAAGGCCTGGTTTCCTTCCAGCACACTGACAAAGTAGTTCCCAGGCTGGAAGAGGATGTCAAAGGCGGGGAGAAGgtctcccagcccagcccagatGTCTCCCAGCTAGAG tCATCAGCCCCGAAAACAGATGCTGTGACCGtcagcctggggctgggcatgAAGAAGCCCGAAGCAGATGactctgctccccagcag GTGGAAGAAGGCACCCCGGGCAACAGGGACACCACAGCCACTGCTCACACTGGCACGGCAGAGACAGCACTGGCGACCTCA GAtcacagcaccagggctgggaagggggctGTTCCCACGACAGACCTTCGCTCCCTCTCACCG ATCACCAGTGGCTCCACTGGGAAGGAGGTGCTCACCAGCATATTCAGTGCCACTGCGGAAACCCTCTCCACTTCTACCACTACCCACGTTACCAAG ACTGTGAAAGGAGGGTTTTCCGAGACCCGAATAGAGAAGCGCATCATTATCACAGGAGATGAAGATGTGGACCAGGACCAG GCACTGGCTTTAGCAATCAAAGAGGCAAAACTACAGCATCCTGACATGCTGGTAACCAAAGCTGTGGTATACAGAGAAACAGAACCTTCTCCAGAGGAAAGGGACAAGAAGCCTCAG GAATCCTGA